A single window of Candidatus Binatia bacterium DNA harbors:
- a CDS encoding DUF1566 domain-containing protein, with protein sequence MRRITGSPSPASVLLACWTLAFAPAVPALAADAVCGDVNASGSVTASDALAVLKDSVGQPIELRCPPDGTPLQTGQTFCYDSVGKFVSCAGTGQDAEFQHGIAHSFTDNGNGTISDGATGLMWEKLSSDGSIHDVGATYTWAAAFSSKIAALNSAGFAGHHDWRLPNLAEMESIDDVGTVNPSAWPPFDSNCVAGCSIHTCSCTAVNEYWTSSTYINDRSGAWFVHFNDGYAGAFPKTGSQSVRAVRTGN encoded by the coding sequence ATGAGAAGGATCACTGGCTCGCCGTCGCCGGCTTCGGTACTGCTGGCCTGCTGGACCCTGGCCTTCGCGCCGGCAGTGCCGGCCCTTGCCGCGGACGCGGTCTGCGGAGACGTCAACGCTTCGGGCAGCGTCACCGCCAGCGATGCCCTTGCCGTGCTGAAAGATTCGGTCGGCCAGCCGATCGAGCTTCGGTGCCCGCCCGACGGAACACCGCTGCAGACCGGCCAGACGTTCTGCTACGATTCGGTCGGAAAGTTCGTCTCGTGCGCGGGAACGGGCCAGGACGCAGAGTTCCAGCACGGCATCGCCCACAGCTTCACCGACAACGGCAACGGCACGATCAGCGACGGCGCCACCGGCCTGATGTGGGAGAAGCTGTCGAGCGACGGCAGCATCCACGACGTCGGCGCTACCTACACCTGGGCCGCGGCGTTCTCCTCGAAAATCGCTGCGCTAAACTCGGCGGGTTTTGCCGGCCATCACGACTGGAGGTTGCCGAACCTGGCCGAGATGGAGAGCATCGACGACGTCGGCACCGTCAATCCGTCGGCGTGGCCGCCGTTCGACTCGAACTGCGTGGCCGGCTGCTCGATTCATACGTGCAGCTGCACAGCCGTCAACGAATACTGGACGTCGTCCACGTACATCAACGATCGCTCGGGCGCGTGGTTCGTGCACTTCAACGACGGTTACGCCGGTGCGTTCCCGAAGACCGGCAGCCAGTCGGTGCGCGCGGTGCGAACGGGGAATTGA
- a CDS encoding phosphatidylglycerophosphatase A, whose protein sequence is MAKSQSNFSPADGPAARIATVIATGLGAGLSPVAPGTAGTVVAIPIGYGLLGLSPLLQLVAIALVVAVAIWSAGVAAGRLGVKDPGQVVIDEVAGYLVAVALMPPTWRVLAAAFFFFRAFDIAKPPPCRWAEGLPGGIGIVVDDLFAGLYANLAIRALGATGLFSP, encoded by the coding sequence TTGGCCAAATCGCAGTCGAATTTTTCGCCGGCCGACGGTCCGGCGGCGCGCATCGCGACGGTGATCGCCACCGGACTCGGCGCCGGACTCTCCCCGGTGGCACCGGGAACCGCCGGAACCGTCGTGGCGATTCCGATCGGCTACGGGCTGCTCGGCCTGAGCCCCTTGCTGCAGCTCGTCGCGATCGCGCTCGTAGTCGCCGTTGCCATCTGGTCGGCCGGGGTGGCCGCCGGCCGCCTCGGTGTGAAGGATCCGGGCCAGGTCGTCATCGATGAGGTTGCCGGCTACCTCGTCGCCGTGGCCCTGATGCCGCCGACCTGGCGCGTGCTGGCCGCCGCATTCTTCTTTTTTCGCGCTTTCGACATCGCGAAGCCGCCTCCGTGCCGCTGGGCCGAGGGCCTGCCGGGAGGGATCGGGATCGTCGTGGACGACCTTTTTGCCGGTCTTTATGCCAATCTGGCGATTCGGGCCCTCGGCGCGACCGGACTGTTTTCGCCATAG